The region TCGTCTCGAGGACATCCTCGGAAACGTCGCGTTCTTCGTTGATCGCGGCGGTGAACGACTCGAGTTCATCTGCGCCTGGGAGTTCGCCGTGCCAGAGGAGATAGAGGACTTCCTCGTAGCTCGCGCCGCGAGCGAGTTCCTCGATCGAATACCCTCGATAGATCAGCCGACCGGCGTCACCATCGATCGAGCTGAGCCCGGACTCTGCAACAAGGACTCCCTCCAGTCCTTTCTTGAGATCGTCAGCCATAGTGGGAGTTTCGCACCCCGGTGGAAAAGTATTGTCGTTTGGTCGCCGTGACCGCCTATCACGGGCGATGTTTCCGTTTCGTTCAGGATATTCGAACAATTGAGCAGTCCATTCGGGTTTGGAAGTAGACACCCGTACACCCATTAGAAGAGGGAATGGATTATTTTCATTATTTTTCGGGGAGTACACCATCACGGATAGTGACAGAAATCGCCACACTGCGGCGGTGAGAGACGGAACGATCGTTCACCACGACGGGAGACGTCGTATTCCGGGACGAGAAGAGTCGCGCTCCGAGCGCTGAGACGGTCGCGTTAGGATCGCTTGCCCAGTTTTTCTCGGCTGATCCGGACGCCGGTCGGCGTGATGATCATCTGATCGTCGCCTTTTCGAACGATATCGCCGTCGACTTCGTGCGCGACTTGGCGGAGTTCGTCGACGATGTGTTCGACGGTGGCGTCTTTCGTCCGCAGTCGCGTGATATCGGCGATGACGATGTCACCGTCGTAGACGGCGTCTTTGATATCGATCGCGTCGGCCTGTCCGCTGACCTCTGCGATGTGTACCTGCATGGCTGCCTCAGCCGATTCCGACGACACGTCGTCGAGGTCCAATTCGACGTAATCCTCGGCAGCCCGCGAGTCGCCCCCGCCGAGAATTTTACTCATAAATCCCATTGGCGTAACCCACCGCCGCCGCCAGTATAGTTCTTACGTCAGACGGTCCCGCCCACCGACCACGGTCGGTGCGCACGCAGCGGACGACGACAGCCACTGTCCTCGAGAGAGCATCAGGGACACGTATTCAGCGAGAGGGCTGTCGAGCACACGCGTCTGGTATGTGGTCTATCGAGCGCACGCGTCCAACGAGGGGTGTCGCCAGCACGTATTTATCCGAAACGGAAGTATAGTGACGCGATGACGTTCAGCATCTGCGTCCGCGAGCGCTACGAGACAGACGACGGGGAGAGCCACCACCGATTCGGCGTCGCCGTAACGACGCGACTCCCCGGCGTCGGCGCGCTCTGTCCGTTCGTCAGCGAACACGGAGCCGTCGCGACACAGAGTCTCGTCAACGTCGAACTCGGCGAGCGGGGAATCGAGTACGTCGACGAGGGACTCGCCGTCGACGATTCGATCGAAGCACTGCTCAATACGGACGACGGCGCGCCACAGCGACAAGTTCACGGCGTCGACCGCGACGATTCGTTTGCATTCTCCGGCGAGGAGTGCGTCGACTGGTTCGGTCACCTCGAGCGAGACCACGCGACCGTCGCCGGGAACATGCTGACCGGCGAGGACGTCCTCGAGTCGGTCGCGACGACGTACGAGGACCAAGCGGTTCACGAGGCGACGGACCGGTCGACCGGCCCGGGTGCCGTAGTCGCCGACACCGAGAGCGAACCGCTGGCGGAGCGACTGATCGACGCGCTCGCTGCAGGCCATCAGGAAGGCGGCGACAAACGCGAAGAGTTGATGATTCAGAGTGCAGCCGTGGTCGTCGAGTCGACGGAATCCCACGAGTGGGAGCCGCCGTACAACGACCTGCGAGTCGACGCGACCGAGACACCAATCGAGTCGCTCCGAGAGACGTACGATCTCGCGATGACGGGCTACGAGGCGACGCTCGAACGCTACAGCGACGCCTTCGAGGAGGATTCGTTAGCCGAAGCGACCGACTGAAATACGGGTCAAAAACGCTGATTCGCCGAGTTAGCCACTAAATTCGTAGAGGTCGTCGCCGACGTGGTGAAGCGAGTCGACTACCTTTCCTTCTTTACCGGCCATGTCCGCGCCGTCGACTCGAGCGCGGCCGACGGCGAGGACCTTGCCGTGTGATTCTTCGGCGATGACGACCAGATCGTCGGGAGAGATGTCCTCGGTCGCCTCGGTGATGCCCGGTCGCATCACGTCCGCGCCGTCGCTGACGAACGAGATCGCGCCGGCGTCGACGGTCACGACGCGTCGGTTCGGACCGTACGCGTTCGCCCCTCGCACGGTCACGAACGGCTCCTCGTCGAAGTAGGCGACCTGTGGCTCGCCGTCGATGAGGACGACCTCCCAGTCGGTGTCTTCGAACTCGACGCGCTCGTAGGTATCACCGTCGGGGGAGACGCCGAGTTGGTCCTCGAGCGTGTCCTCTACGTCCGAAACGGCATCACTTCGGAGGTGATGTCGAGATTTGACCTGCATACCCGTAGTATCGCCCGTGTGCATTTAACAGATTAGATTCGTCTCGAGACCGACAGCGGTCGTCACGCAGCCACTGGCAGGTCACCGAAATCGAAAGACCGGTCGCTCGAATACTCACCGCCGCCAAGGAGTGTGCTAGTTGCTAAATAATAGCATAGCGTTCTCTCTAGTATGTGGCCTTCCCGAACGCAGACTGAGACAGTTACGTGTCTCGCCTGCGGCGATCAGGTGACGCGATCGATGGCCCGTGAGTACGACAAGTACGGTGATCGGTGGAATCGTGAAGAGAAGGCGTTCGAGTACCTCTGTAAGTCCTGTGACGACGACCTCTGTCGACAGCCCCGCGAGGACCTCGAGGATCTGCTCATCGAGACGCGCGCCGGTGAAATCGAGCAGGCACGCTTTCTCTCGCGGTATCTCCACACCGTCGAAGAGCGATACGGCAGACTCGAGGAAGAGTCCTGAGCGGTCGCTAGCCGGATCGAACGTTCGGCAGTTGATACCCAGGCTTCACGAATCCCAATTCGACCCTGCACTACCCCGTCGCTGGTCGAGAGAGAAGACGGCAACGGGTCGAGTTCCCGTCCCGGCGTCCCGACACGACTTTCACCCTTTCGTCCGTAGGCCACGCTATGAGTGACGACGCACAGGCCGAAGCCGGTACGGCCGAAGGGCAGGGCCCCGTCGAGGTCAGCGAAGAAGTCGCACGCCACCTCGAGAACAAACGCGACGAACTCTTCGAGAAACTCGAAATTCGCGACGAGTTCCCCCCGAACGTGATCGAGGAGGCCGAAGAACGAACCGACGGCGTTCAGGCGGAGATCGAAGACGAAATCGACGAGCGCGAGGATCTCCGGGATCTGACAACGTGGACGACGGACCCCATCGACGCACAGGACTTCGACGACGCACTCTCGATCGAAGAGCGCGAGGACGAGTACGTCCTCTGGGTTCACATCGCCGACGTGACCCACTACGTCAATCCCGAGACGGCGATGTGGGACGAGGCCGTCGAGCGCGGAAACACGGTCTACCTGCCGGGCTACACGATCCACATGTTACCGCCCGTCCTCGCCGAGACCGTCTGCTCGCTGGTTCCCAACGAGGACCGACTGGCTCACACGGTCGAGATGCACCTCGACAAGGAGACGCTGAGCTACGACGACATCGAGATCTACAAGTCCGTCATCGAGTCCGACGAGCGACTCACCTACTCCCAGGCCGAGAATCGACTCGAGGACCCCGATGCACCACTCCACGAGGAGAACAAACTGGTCCACGAAGTCGCCGACCGAATGCACGAAATCCGCAAGGAAGACGGCTCGCTCGTGCTCAATCCGGCCCGCGACCGCGCCCACACCATCATCGAGGAGTGCATGCTGAAGGCCAACAAGGCCGTTACGCACGAACTGATGTGGAATCGCGGTGTCGAGGCGATGTACCGGGTTCACCCACAGCCCAGCCCCGACGAATGGTCGAAAGCGCTCCAGGAGATTCAGGACTTAGACGGCGTTTCGATTCCCGGCAGCACCTGGGACGACCCGCGAAAGGCCGTCAACGCGACGCTCGAGGACGCTCCGGGTCGCCAACTCGACAAGATCCAGTGGGCCGTGATGAAGGTGATGCCCCGCGCGAAGTACATGAACGATCCCTTCGGCGGCCACCACGCCCTGAACTTCGAGATCTACGGCCACTTCACGAGCCCGATTCGCCGCCTCTCGGATCTGATCAACCACTGGATCGTCTACCAGAACGACGTGCCCGAGAACCTGATCGAACTCTGTGATCGGGCGAGTGACAAGCAAAAAGACGCCGAGCAGTGCGAACGCGAGTACAAGAACTTCCTGCAGGAGGTCGGCCTCGATCCGATGGCGGTCAACAACCGCGGGATCGAGGTCGTCGATGATGAGAAAGCTGAAAAGACGCTCTAAGCTGGAACGGTAACCCACCTCACAGCGGTTTTTCGTAGACGCACTCCTCGAGTCCGTCGGCCAGATCGGTCGAGCGCACGTCGACGCACTCGAAACCGGCCGATTCGTAGAACGAAATGCCGATTTCGTTGTCGGCGAGGACGGAGAGGCGCATCCGATCGAACGACGACTCGAGGTCGGCCTCGAGTCGCTCGAGCAGCGAACTTCCTGCGCCTGCTCGCCAGTAGTCTGGCCGAATGTACAAGCGAGCGAGGTACGCCACGGACCGATCTTCGGGCCACGGAACGACGTGAGCGAAGCCCAGACAGTCCCCGTCGAAATCGGAGCCGGAGTCGCTCGGTTCCAGTCGTTCCGTCCCCTCGGGCTCGACGACGAGGAACGTCGCGTTCTCTCGCTCGAGTGCGTCGGTGATCGCCGACTCGAGATCACCGATCGCGTACCAGTCGTCGACCACTTCGTCGACGAGGGTTGGCCCGAGAATTTCGTCGTAGGCGGCGTGCCAGCTCTCGCGGGCCGTCTCGTGGACGGCCCACACGTCGTCGCTCGTCGCGCGCCGAACGACTCGAGTCATGGATGTATATACTCGGTCCGCAGGGAAAAGTTCGCACCCAGCCCGTGAGTGGTCGTCTCACTGTTGAGACGCGGTTAGGGAAGTCGAGAGCTCCGCCGCTCCTCTGCTGAGGAAGCGTCACCGAGAGATCGTGGTCCCGTCGTCTGTGACGAGAGCGTCGACCTCATCTTTGGTGAGAAGCGCCACGTCCCCGGGAATCGTGCGTTTGAGCGCCGCCGTCGCCGCGGCGTACTCGAGCGCTTTTGGGACGTCGTCGCCGTGGAGTCGCCGAGCGATGAACGCGCCGCTGAAGGCATCACCGGTGCCGATTGGCGAGACGGTGTCCGTCTCGTAGGCGGCCTGATCGTGGACGACGTTGTCGTGCCAGGCGAGTGCCCCCTCGGAGCCGCGAGTGACGACGACGGTCGTGAAGTCGTACTGCGACCCGAGCTGGTGGGCAAGTTGGCGGGGGTCGCCCTCGAAGTCGAGCACCGTCCGCGCGTCTCGAGCCGCGATGAGCAAGACGTCGATTCCGGGGAACAGCCGGGTGAGCGTCTCTCGAGCTTCCTCCGGCGTCCAGAGCTTCCTCCGGTAATTGAAGTCGAACGCCGTCGTCGTTCCGCCCTGTCTGGCCGCCTTGAGCATGCTCGCCGTCGTCTCTCGTAACGTCGAGGAGAGCGCGGGCGTGATCCCCGTCGTGTAGAAGACGCGGGCGTTTTGTACCTGGTCGATGTCGAACTCTCGAGCCTCGGCGCTCGAGATGGCAGTATTCCCCCGATCGTAGATGACGTTCGTCCCTCGCGGGCTGCCCGCTCGCTCGTGGTAGTAGGTCCCTTGTCGACCCTGCTGACTCCAGACGACGTCGGTTTCGATGCCGTGTCCCCGGAGTTCGTTGACGACGCGTCGACCGAGGGGCGAATCCGGAACTTTCGACAGCCAGGTCGCCGTCGCGCCGAGTCGGTCGGCCGCGATCGCGGCGTTGCTCTCCGCTCCCGCCGCGCGGACTTCGAACTCGCCCGCGTTCTCGAGTCGTTCGTCTCCCGGCGGCGTCAATCGCAGCATCGTCTCGCCGAACGTGACGATATCGCTCACGGGTCGGTCCCCCAGACCGGACCGCACGTGTGTTCCACAGCCATGTGGAGAGCAACGAACGGCGGTGGCATAAGTTGTGGCGTTGTCACGCCCCGCTCGTGCTCACACACTCGAGACGGATTCACGCGGTTCGTCGGTTCACGCGGTTCGTCGACGGCATATTATTCGTCTGCAGGGCGCAGTTCGCTCGAGGAGCAGGATCTCTCCCGTCGAAAATTCGTTTCGATCGGTTCAGCCCACGAGTCGCGAGTCGACCGAGAGCACGGCTGGCGCGGTGTCTGACGTCTCTGCTCCGTCGTCGGACACCGCTGAACGGTCGACGTCGACCGAACCCCCGAATTCGGCGAGCAACTCACAACTCGAGGCCACGTGGTCGCTCACGCTCGGGACGCGAAGGCGGCCGCCAGCGAGTGCGAGGAAGACGACCAACTGGTCCGCCAGGTGTCGGTCGATCGGTGGGGCTGGCTCGTCCGACGCCGCACCCCTCTCGAGAAATCGAAGCAACTCGTCGGCCGCGTCCTCGCCGACGCGTTCGGCCGGCTTGCCGCGCTCGCCGAGTGCACTGAACCCCGCGACGCCTCGCGTGTGGTCGAGTCGGAGCACGATGGCCGACCCCGGCGACGGACTGGCGACGGCCTCCTCCCGTCGCTCGAGCAGTTCGAGCGCTCTCCCGTCAGGTCCACCGTTTCCGACTGAAACCTCCGTTCCGATCCCCAGTCGCTCGAGTGCGCCTTCGGCCTGTCTGTGCGCGACGTCGCGATCCGCGAGCGATTCCGATTCCGTCGAGTAGAGCCGGACGCCCTCGAGTTCGCCCCGTTCGGTCGAGTCGATCGGCTCGACGCTCGAGGGATCGACGTGTAGCGTCACTCGGCCGCCGCCGTCGGGGTAGAACCCGCGTCGCTCGACCTCGCAGGACGCGGAGAGTCTGTGTCGTCGGAGGAAGGGGAGCTTGACCTGTCGGAAGTACTCGAGGGGTGGCGACCACTTCACGTCGGTGCCGCCGGTTACGGTCACGGTGAGTCGAGACTCGAGGATTGTCGCGAGCGGGAGCACGGCGTCGAATAAGAGCGTCACGCTGCCCGCCGTGTCGATGTCCACGGCGTACTCCCCGCCGGGGAGGGAGCCGGGACCGCGGCTCTGCCAGT is a window of Natronorubrum sediminis DNA encoding:
- a CDS encoding cell division protein SepF, encoding MGFMSKILGGGDSRAAEDYVELDLDDVSSESAEAAMQVHIAEVSGQADAIDIKDAVYDGDIVIADITRLRTKDATVEHIVDELRQVAHEVDGDIVRKGDDQMIITPTGVRISREKLGKRS
- a CDS encoding DUF7562 family protein yields the protein MWPSRTQTETVTCLACGDQVTRSMAREYDKYGDRWNREEKAFEYLCKSCDDDLCRQPREDLEDLLIETRAGEIEQARFLSRYLHTVEERYGRLEEES
- a CDS encoding DUF1028 domain-containing protein, which produces MTFSICVRERYETDDGESHHRFGVAVTTRLPGVGALCPFVSEHGAVATQSLVNVELGERGIEYVDEGLAVDDSIEALLNTDDGAPQRQVHGVDRDDSFAFSGEECVDWFGHLERDHATVAGNMLTGEDVLESVATTYEDQAVHEATDRSTGPGAVVADTESEPLAERLIDALAAGHQEGGDKREELMIQSAAVVVESTESHEWEPPYNDLRVDATETPIESLRETYDLAMTGYEATLERYSDAFEEDSLAEATD
- the rtcA gene encoding RNA 3'-terminal phosphate cyclase is translated as MPPDHELDGSDAGGQFIRSALALAVLRNESIRIESVRGDRPTPGLRHQHLAVLETMAQLCDADISGGELGSETVEFDPSLESTDGATDWQSRGPGSLPGGEYAVDIDTAGSVTLLFDAVLPLATILESRLTVTVTGGTDVKWSPPLEYFRQVKLPFLRRHRLSASCEVERRGFYPDGGGRVTLHVDPSSVEPIDSTERGELEGVRLYSTESESLADRDVAHRQAEGALERLGIGTEVSVGNGGPDGRALELLERREEAVASPSPGSAIVLRLDHTRGVAGFSALGERGKPAERVGEDAADELLRFLERGAASDEPAPPIDRHLADQLVVFLALAGGRLRVPSVSDHVASSCELLAEFGGSVDVDRSAVSDDGAETSDTAPAVLSVDSRLVG
- a CDS encoding ribonuclease catalytic domain-containing protein — translated: MSDDAQAEAGTAEGQGPVEVSEEVARHLENKRDELFEKLEIRDEFPPNVIEEAEERTDGVQAEIEDEIDEREDLRDLTTWTTDPIDAQDFDDALSIEEREDEYVLWVHIADVTHYVNPETAMWDEAVERGNTVYLPGYTIHMLPPVLAETVCSLVPNEDRLAHTVEMHLDKETLSYDDIEIYKSVIESDERLTYSQAENRLEDPDAPLHEENKLVHEVADRMHEIRKEDGSLVLNPARDRAHTIIEECMLKANKAVTHELMWNRGVEAMYRVHPQPSPDEWSKALQEIQDLDGVSIPGSTWDDPRKAVNATLEDAPGRQLDKIQWAVMKVMPRAKYMNDPFGGHHALNFEIYGHFTSPIRRLSDLINHWIVYQNDVPENLIELCDRASDKQKDAEQCEREYKNFLQEVGLDPMAVNNRGIEVVDDEKAEKTL
- a CDS encoding RNA-binding protein, whose amino-acid sequence is MQVKSRHHLRSDAVSDVEDTLEDQLGVSPDGDTYERVEFEDTDWEVVLIDGEPQVAYFDEEPFVTVRGANAYGPNRRVVTVDAGAISFVSDGADVMRPGITEATEDISPDDLVVIAEESHGKVLAVGRARVDGADMAGKEGKVVDSLHHVGDDLYEFSG
- the kdgK1 gene encoding bifunctional 2-dehydro-3-deoxygluconokinase/2-dehydro-3-deoxygalactonokinase is translated as MSDIVTFGETMLRLTPPGDERLENAGEFEVRAAGAESNAAIAADRLGATATWLSKVPDSPLGRRVVNELRGHGIETDVVWSQQGRQGTYYHERAGSPRGTNVIYDRGNTAISSAEAREFDIDQVQNARVFYTTGITPALSSTLRETTASMLKAARQGGTTTAFDFNYRRKLWTPEEARETLTRLFPGIDVLLIAARDARTVLDFEGDPRQLAHQLGSQYDFTTVVVTRGSEGALAWHDNVVHDQAAYETDTVSPIGTGDAFSGAFIARRLHGDDVPKALEYAAATAALKRTIPGDVALLTKDEVDALVTDDGTTISR
- a CDS encoding GNAT family N-acetyltransferase — protein: MTRVVRRATSDDVWAVHETARESWHAAYDEILGPTLVDEVVDDWYAIGDLESAITDALERENATFLVVEPEGTERLEPSDSGSDFDGDCLGFAHVVPWPEDRSVAYLARLYIRPDYWRAGAGSSLLERLEADLESSFDRMRLSVLADNEIGISFYESAGFECVDVRSTDLADGLEECVYEKPL